The Anabrus simplex isolate iqAnaSimp1 chromosome 1, ASM4041472v1, whole genome shotgun sequence genome window below encodes:
- the drm gene encoding protein drumstick — protein sequence MFAIMPIETDDRREFRRKMRAKCEFICKYCQRRFTKPYNLMIHERTHKDDVTFTCETCGKTFKRQDNLKQHRCGWR from the coding sequence ATGTTCGCCATAATGCCTATTGAGACGGACGACCGTCGCGAATTCCGGCGCAAGATGCGTGCTAAGTGTGAGTTTATCTGCAAGTACTGCCAGCGTCGCTTCACTAAGCCGTACAACCTCATGATCCACGAGCGCACGCACAAAGATGACGTCACGTTCACATGTGAGACCTGCGGCAAGACGTTCAAACGCCAGGACAACCTCAAGCAGCACAG